Proteins encoded by one window of Cylindrospermum stagnale PCC 7417:
- a CDS encoding GumC family protein, with amino-acid sequence MESRESIDIDISRYLLMFKRQWVTAALVLATTVTLSAVATTFLKPSYEASGKLLFITPSFQLVQGENGGELKTVLSGNPINNQIELILSPAFLQQVIDKLELKNKKNEVLEVESLASGLTLKIIGGTDVLRISYASRNPEEAAEVVNTIMSLYLKNDILINSSEAEATRKILTKRLPQNEAAVNFSGLELRRFKQKNNIVDIAEETKSSVAFMGNLNNEINIVKAQIEDINAQANALRQKIGLTSQEAIIVSSLSQSPAVQEILKNLQAIDIQLGTERSRFLDETPIIVNLLDKKASLNNILQKEIEKTIGSQTKVPQGLLQIGALRQSLIQTFLQLEIQRIGLAQRLASLYSTRSNYDKRAKLIPQLVQRQHDLERNLEVAESTYKTMLKKIQELELAENKNTANGKIIAKALVPQKPVSGTKMLFLVLGMLFGIFFATTIVLLIELSDKSLKTLQEVRESFRYTLLGILPLLEKKPLSRRRNAELKYPEITVKNVPHCLTSEMYRMIQANLKFISSDKVLKTIVVTSAVPKEGKSTVSANLAAAIAQLGRRVLLIDADMRVPFQHTLWQLTNTAGLSDFLVGEVEFHKIAHPVMDNLDVLPSGVKPPNPLALLDSKRMASVIADLSSQYDFVIIDSPPFLLAADALTLGQMTDGILLVARPGVINYNSAATAQEMLERSGQHVLGLVVNGMIEKNEPYQITPTFRMK; translated from the coding sequence ATGGAATCTAGAGAATCAATTGATATAGATATCAGTCGTTATTTATTGATGTTTAAACGGCAGTGGGTGACTGCTGCCCTTGTACTTGCTACTACAGTTACCCTCAGTGCTGTAGCTACAACTTTTCTTAAGCCATCCTATGAAGCGAGCGGAAAACTATTATTTATAACTCCTTCTTTTCAATTAGTACAAGGAGAAAATGGAGGAGAGTTAAAAACAGTACTATCCGGCAATCCTATCAATAATCAGATAGAACTTATACTTTCTCCTGCTTTTTTGCAACAGGTAATAGATAAATTAGAACTTAAAAACAAAAAAAACGAAGTGCTCGAAGTTGAATCCCTAGCGAGTGGTCTGACTTTAAAAATTATTGGCGGCACAGATGTATTGCGAATTAGCTATGCAAGCCGTAACCCAGAAGAAGCAGCGGAAGTAGTCAATACAATTATGAGTCTTTATTTAAAAAATGATATTCTCATAAATAGCTCGGAGGCAGAAGCGACTCGCAAAATTTTGACCAAGCGTCTTCCTCAAAATGAAGCTGCTGTTAACTTTTCCGGATTAGAACTACGCAGATTTAAACAGAAAAATAATATTGTAGATATAGCGGAAGAAACAAAGTCTTCTGTTGCGTTTATGGGTAATTTAAACAACGAGATTAATATTGTTAAGGCTCAAATAGAAGATATTAATGCTCAAGCTAATGCACTACGCCAAAAAATTGGTCTTACTTCTCAGGAAGCGATCATTGTGAGTAGCTTGAGTCAATCTCCTGCTGTGCAGGAAATCTTGAAGAATCTGCAAGCTATAGACATACAGTTAGGGACTGAGCGTAGCCGTTTCTTGGATGAAACCCCCATAATTGTTAACTTATTAGACAAAAAAGCTAGTTTAAACAATATTCTCCAAAAGGAAATTGAAAAAACTATTGGCAGTCAAACAAAAGTTCCGCAGGGATTGTTACAGATTGGAGCGCTCAGGCAATCTCTGATCCAAACTTTTTTGCAATTAGAAATCCAGCGTATTGGCTTGGCTCAAAGACTTGCATCTTTGTATAGTACCCGGTCTAACTATGACAAAAGAGCGAAATTAATACCCCAGTTAGTGCAAAGGCAACATGATTTAGAACGGAACTTGGAAGTTGCCGAATCTACCTATAAAACAATGTTGAAAAAGATTCAAGAATTAGAGTTAGCGGAAAATAAAAATACAGCTAATGGCAAAATCATTGCTAAAGCTTTAGTTCCCCAAAAACCAGTATCAGGGACAAAAATGCTATTTTTGGTGCTAGGTATGCTATTTGGTATATTTTTTGCTACGACTATTGTTTTATTGATAGAACTCAGTGATAAATCGCTAAAAACGCTTCAGGAAGTTAGAGAGAGTTTTAGATATACCTTGCTGGGTATTCTTCCCTTGTTAGAGAAAAAGCCTCTCTCCCGTCGTCGCAATGCAGAATTAAAGTATCCAGAAATTACAGTTAAAAATGTGCCCCACTGCTTAACTAGTGAAATGTACAGGATGATTCAAGCTAATCTGAAATTTATAAGTTCAGATAAGGTGCTAAAAACTATTGTGGTCACTAGCGCAGTTCCTAAAGAAGGTAAGTCTACAGTCTCAGCTAATTTAGCAGCTGCGATCGCTCAACTAGGGCGTCGAGTTTTATTAATTGATGCAGATATGCGAGTTCCTTTTCAGCATACTCTCTGGCAATTAACCAATACAGCAGGATTAAGTGATTTCCTTGTAGGCGAAGTTGAATTTCACAAGATCGCCCATCCGGTCATGGATAATCTTGATGTCTTACCCTCTGGAGTTAAACCCCCCAATCCCCTAGCTTTGCTTGATTCTAAACGCATGGCATCAGTTATCGCGGATTTATCGTCCCAATATGATTTTGTAATTATCGATTCTCCACCCTTTCTGCTTGCCGCCGATGCTCTTACTTTAGGCCAAATGACTGATGGAATTTTGTTAGTTGCTAGACCTGGGGTAATTAATTACAACAGCGCTGCAACTGCTCAAGAGATGTTAGAGCGTTCTGGTCAACACGTATTAGGTTTGGTGGTTAATGGGATGATTGAGAAAAATGAACCCTACCAGATAACTCCTACGTTCAGAATGAAATAG
- a CDS encoding dihydrolipoyl dehydrogenase family protein has protein sequence MTIDYDVVIIGGSLAGRYAALAATQLHATVALVEPKVNYGLIHHHTLSKIGRLAQQLHNAVNLGIPSPTANTAPEIYLNGVALPTVASSEKLPIPLDSSEAMLYARGIVSNLAELNSPAKLAALGVDVIFGNGQFQSSPQLAFDVSDAEGGQHQRLLRARTYLLASGSSPAIPKIDGLQATGYLTLANIWQSLNEPTPPKNWVIIGGVPQSIEIAQTLAWLGYSVTLIVKHAYILSNIDPEIAQLLQAQLEVDGVRVLTQTPVTQVRRIEDKKWIQAGDKAIETDEILVVTKQQPNLKSLNLAAVGVKWHEHRLVVNDKLQTTNHRIYACGDVIGGYDLANVANYEASIALKNALFFPAISVNYQCIPWATFTQPMLAQVGLTEAQAKRRFGQDKVLVLRQYFKSITAAQIRGEITGVCKIIVLENGEILGSAILGAKAGELINLIALAMSQKIYVKHLANLSTIYPSFSDILEQTAREWSKQRLNRNTALQDFLEDFFQFRRDWNL, from the coding sequence ATGACTATTGACTACGATGTCGTAATTATTGGCGGCAGTCTTGCCGGACGATACGCAGCCTTGGCTGCAACCCAACTACACGCCACAGTTGCCTTGGTAGAGCCAAAAGTCAACTACGGGTTGATTCATCACCACACACTAAGCAAAATCGGCAGACTGGCGCAGCAGTTGCATAATGCGGTGAACCTTGGTATTCCTTCCCCAACGGCTAACACCGCACCGGAAATTTATCTTAACGGGGTAGCTCTCCCGACAGTAGCATCCTCAGAAAAATTGCCAATACCTCTGGACTCGTCAGAGGCGATGTTATATGCTCGTGGTATCGTGTCAAATCTTGCAGAACTCAATTCTCCTGCCAAGCTAGCCGCTTTAGGGGTCGATGTCATCTTTGGTAATGGTCAATTTCAATCTTCACCCCAACTAGCTTTTGATGTTAGCGATGCCGAGGGCGGGCAACACCAACGCCTACTACGCGCACGCACCTATTTGCTTGCTAGTGGGTCAAGTCCAGCAATTCCAAAAATCGACGGATTACAAGCCACAGGCTACCTTACCCTTGCTAATATTTGGCAATCCCTAAACGAACCAACCCCGCCCAAAAATTGGGTAATTATTGGCGGTGTCCCCCAAAGCATTGAAATTGCTCAAACTTTAGCCTGGTTAGGTTACAGCGTCACGCTGATAGTTAAACACGCCTATATTCTGTCCAATATTGACCCAGAAATAGCTCAGTTGCTTCAGGCACAGTTAGAAGTTGATGGCGTGCGTGTCCTCACCCAAACACCAGTAACTCAGGTGCGGCGAATTGAGGATAAAAAGTGGATTCAGGCAGGAGATAAAGCTATTGAAACTGATGAAATTTTAGTCGTAACTAAACAGCAGCCAAATCTAAAATCTCTAAATTTGGCAGCAGTAGGCGTGAAATGGCATGAGCATCGCTTAGTGGTAAATGATAAACTGCAAACGACTAACCACCGGATTTACGCCTGTGGTGATGTAATTGGTGGTTATGACTTGGCTAACGTCGCCAATTATGAAGCCAGTATCGCCCTGAAAAATGCCCTCTTTTTCCCAGCAATTTCAGTTAATTATCAGTGCATTCCTTGGGCAACATTTACTCAGCCGATGCTAGCACAGGTAGGTTTGACGGAGGCGCAAGCCAAACGCCGATTTGGTCAAGATAAAGTTTTAGTTTTACGGCAATATTTTAAATCAATAACAGCAGCCCAAATCAGAGGCGAAATCACGGGTGTTTGTAAAATTATTGTGCTCGAAAATGGAGAAATTTTGGGATCTGCCATATTGGGAGCAAAAGCTGGAGAATTAATTAATCTGATTGCTTTGGCAATGTCCCAAAAAATTTATGTCAAGCATCTAGCGAATTTATCTACCATCTACCCCAGTTTCTCAGATATTTTGGAACAAACAGCACGAGAATGGAGCAAGCAACGGCTAAATAGAAATACGGCTTTGCAAGACTTTCTAGAAGACTTCTTCCAGTTCCGCCGCGATTGGAATTTGTAA
- the cobD gene encoding threonine-phosphate decarboxylase CobD: MRQPAHGGNLAWAAALAGCPPDAILDFSASISPLGPPDSAIAAIKSQLGNLRHYPDPNYSELRLALSHFHQLPPEWILPGNGSAELLTLVGRELSQLAATMLITPAFGDYYRTLAAYDAKVLEFPLFSPEQRVMSYELPELLSTQHSSWATPCTHYSTDYGLLLNNPHNPTGRLFSRESILPYLEQFALVVVDEAFMDFVPPPQEQSLISVVQEYGNLVVLRSLTKFYSLPGLRLGYAIAHPDCLAKWQQWRDPWPVNTLAAAAAIAALEDRSFQEQTWKWLPPARNQLFQGLAELPGLQPENSAVNFLLVESKQSTSQLQQQLLRQQQILIRDCLSFKELGDRFFRIAVRSEPDNQRLLIALKSVQHSEC; this comes from the coding sequence ATGCGGCAACCTGCACATGGGGGAAATTTAGCCTGGGCAGCAGCACTGGCTGGCTGTCCCCCTGACGCTATTCTGGATTTTTCTGCCAGTATCAGCCCGTTGGGACCACCTGATAGCGCGATCGCTGCTATTAAGTCCCAACTTGGTAATCTGAGGCACTATCCAGACCCAAATTATAGTGAACTGAGACTAGCTCTCAGTCACTTCCATCAACTGCCGCCTGAGTGGATTTTGCCGGGTAATGGCTCCGCAGAATTGCTGACTTTGGTAGGTAGAGAACTATCTCAATTAGCCGCAACAATGTTAATTACTCCAGCCTTTGGCGACTACTACCGTACGCTGGCAGCGTACGACGCTAAAGTTCTGGAGTTTCCCCTATTTAGTCCTGAGCAACGAGTTATGAGTTATGAGTTACCAGAGTTACTCAGCACTCAGCATTCATCATGGGCTACGCCCTGCACTCACTACAGCACTGACTACGGGTTACTGCTGAATAACCCCCACAACCCAACGGGAAGGCTATTTTCGCGGGAGTCCATTTTGCCCTACCTAGAGCAGTTTGCTTTGGTGGTGGTGGATGAAGCGTTTATGGATTTTGTGCCGCCCCCTCAGGAACAAAGCCTGATTTCAGTGGTGCAGGAATATGGGAATTTAGTGGTATTGCGATCGCTCACCAAATTTTACAGTCTTCCAGGGCTGCGATTAGGATATGCAATCGCTCATCCCGACTGCCTAGCTAAATGGCAGCAATGGCGAGATCCCTGGCCTGTCAATACCCTAGCGGCAGCGGCGGCTATTGCGGCACTTGAAGATCGCTCGTTTCAAGAGCAAACCTGGAAATGGCTACCACCTGCGCGAAACCAACTCTTTCAGGGTTTAGCCGAACTTCCCGGATTGCAACCGGAAAACAGCGCTGTTAACTTTTTACTGGTGGAGTCAAAACAGTCAACTTCGCAGCTACAACAACAATTACTCCGGCAGCAGCAGATTTTAATTCGCGATTGCCTTAGCTTTAAAGAATTAGGCGATCGCTTTTTCCGCATTGCTGTACGTTCTGAGCCTGATAACCAACGCTTACTTATAGCTCTAAAATCAGTACAACATTCTGAGTGCTGA
- a CDS encoding HU family DNA-binding protein: MNKGELVDAVAEKASVTKKQADAVLTAALETIIEAVSSGDKVTLVGFGSFESRERKAREGRNPKTNEKMDIPATKVPAFSAGKLFRERVAPPKS, translated from the coding sequence ATGAACAAGGGTGAATTAGTTGATGCAGTAGCTGAAAAGGCTAGCGTTACCAAAAAACAAGCGGATGCTGTCTTAACTGCCGCTTTAGAAACGATTATTGAGGCTGTTTCCTCTGGCGATAAAGTAACGCTGGTGGGATTTGGCTCTTTTGAATCACGGGAACGTAAAGCTCGTGAAGGCCGCAACCCGAAAACCAATGAAAAAATGGATATTCCGGCGACGAAGGTTCCTGCTTTCTCTGCTGGGAAGCTGTTTAGAGAACGGGTAGCACCCCCAAAATCTTAG